Part of the Streptomyces europaeiscabiei genome is shown below.
GGACGGCGACCGGCACCCAGGAGGGCTGCCACATGGACCCGGCGGTCCAGGCCGCCGTACTCCCGTACATGCGCAGCGAGTTGGACGCCCGCGGCCTGACGTCGGTCCGTATCTCGGCCTCCGACGAGACGAACTACGACACGGCCCGCTCGACATGGAACTCCTTCGGCGCTTCCACGAAGGCCCTGGTCAGCCAGGTGAACGTACACGGCTACCAGGGCGCGAACGGCCGCCGCGACCTCCTCTACACGGACGTGGTCACCACCGCCGGCAAGAAACTCTGGAACTCGGAGACGGGCGACAGCGACGGCACGGGCTGGACCCTCGCCCGCAACCTCTGTTACGACTTCCGCTGGCTGCACCCCACGGCCTGGGTCTACTGGCAGGTGATGGACCCGACGGCGGGCTGGGCGATGATCGCGTACGACGCGAACACGCTCCAGCCGACGACAGTCCAGACCAAGTACTACGTAATGGCACAGTTCAGCCGCCACATCCGCCCGGGAATGACCATCCTGGACGCGGGCTCCAGCTACACGGCGGCGGCGTACGACGCGGCGGCCAAGCGCCTGGTGATCGTGGCGATCAACACCGCGTCGTCTGCCCAGACCTTCACCTTCAACCTCTCGGGCTTCACGACGGTGACCGGCGGCACGAACGGCCTGGTCCCCCGCTGGAACACCCACACCTCGGGCGGCAGCGACCGCTACCGCGCGTACTCGGACACCCGTCTGAGCGGCAAGTCGGTGGCGGTGCCGTTCGCGGCGGGGGCGGTGCAGACGCTGCAGATCGACGGGGTGACGATCTAAAGAGCCGACCGGAGTCGACGAAGCCGAGCGCGGGCGCGCGGGCCGGGGCCACCCCCGGCCCGCGCCCCAGCTCGGGGCGGCCCGGCGCGGAGGACGCTCTCGCTTCCCGCGCCGCCCTGGCCTGCTCCCCGCACCCCTGTCCCTACCTCAACCCGTCCCTCACCTCCGCCCCCCATCGGGCAGTACCGTGTCGTCCATGCGCCCCGACACGCCTGCCGAGAACGTCGACCACAACGCCGAAGCGGCACGCCTGGAGCGGACCGCCGACCTCTACCCGGAGGACGCCGAGCACCTGCTCCTGCAGGCCGCCGCCCACCGGGAACTCTCCGGCGACCGCCCCACCGCGACAGCCCTCTACGACCGCCTACTGTCGTCGTCCGTCCCTCTCGACAACCCCCACCTCGTACGAGCGCTGAAAGCCTCCAACCTCTGGGAGTACGGCCACGAGGCGGAGGCCCGCGCGATCATCGCCGGAGTCCGCGCAGCCGCCCCCCGGGACCCGGCCCCCTGGGTCATCGTCGCCGAGGCCCTGGAATCCCATGACGAGCTGGAAGCGGCTCAGGACACCTTCACGGCAGCCGCGACCCTCCTCCTGACAGACGTCCCGGAGCCCCCCTACGCCACCCGCGCCCTGCTCTTCGGCCGCCACCGGGTCCGCCGCATGCTCGGCTCGCCCCACGACGAGTGGGACGCCCTGGCGGACACCCTCCACTCGTCCTCGGTCTCCCTGGACGAACTGCACGACCCGAAGCGCGTGTGGTCCCTGGGCTCGGACAACCCGGCGGAGTTGCAGGCCGAAATCTCCCGCCTCCGGGCAGAGTTGGGCGCGTACCGCGAGGCCCTGTCCCGCCCGTTCCCGGTAGCGGTCCTCCACTGGCCGGCGAACGAACTGAGCGAACTGGTAACGGCGTACCCGGGCCTCTCCACCGAATACCCGTCCCACGAGGAACACCTCGCGACCATAGAGTCCTCGCTACGAGAGCTCTCCTCCTCAGGCACCCCGAACCTGGGCATCGTCACGGGAACGGTCCCGTCGTACGAAGCCTTCGCCGCCTCGGAGGGCTCGTCCCCGGCCGACGCGACGCTGCTACCGCAGTACGCGACGACGCTGGCGGCGCGGGGGTTGGCGGTGGAGTGGCCGCCGCAGCGGGGGGCGGGTTGTTGGTGCGGATCGGGTGACGCGTACACGACGTGCCACGGGAGCCCGGAAGTCTGATCCCAGCAGTGCTCCGCTGCCTGGTTCGGCCACTGGAACTCTTATCGGAATTTCGGCCCTA
Proteins encoded:
- a CDS encoding glycoside hydrolase, coding for MTASPDPKDDQARPATQTPAAEGPPTAFGRRALLAAAGGAVVGTALGTGTAHADATIAINPATKYGTWEGWGTSLAWWANVFGARDDFADLWFTTKTTTYNGTALPGLGMNIARYNLGACSSNSIAGESMVKSANIPAFKQIEGFWQDYTNENPTSSAWKWTADTNQRAALTKAVARGATTELFANSPMWWMCSNHNPSGASSGGNNLQTWNYRQHASHLAATALYAKNNWGVNFATVDPFNEPAASWWTATGTQEGCHMDPAVQAAVLPYMRSELDARGLTSVRISASDETNYDTARSTWNSFGASTKALVSQVNVHGYQGANGRRDLLYTDVVTTAGKKLWNSETGDSDGTGWTLARNLCYDFRWLHPTAWVYWQVMDPTAGWAMIAYDANTLQPTTVQTKYYVMAQFSRHIRPGMTILDAGSSYTAAAYDAAAKRLVIVAINTASSAQTFTFNLSGFTTVTGGTNGLVPRWNTHTSGGSDRYRAYSDTRLSGKSVAVPFAAGAVQTLQIDGVTI
- a CDS encoding tetratricopeptide repeat protein, encoding MRPDTPAENVDHNAEAARLERTADLYPEDAEHLLLQAAAHRELSGDRPTATALYDRLLSSSVPLDNPHLVRALKASNLWEYGHEAEARAIIAGVRAAAPRDPAPWVIVAEALESHDELEAAQDTFTAAATLLLTDVPEPPYATRALLFGRHRVRRMLGSPHDEWDALADTLHSSSVSLDELHDPKRVWSLGSDNPAELQAEISRLRAELGAYREALSRPFPVAVLHWPANELSELVTAYPGLSTEYPSHEEHLATIESSLRELSSSGTPNLGIVTGTVPSYEAFAASEGSSPADATLLPQYATTLAARGLAVEWPPQRGAGCWCGSGDAYTTCHGSPEV